Proteins encoded by one window of Aspergillus puulaauensis MK2 DNA, chromosome 4, nearly complete sequence:
- the THS1 gene encoding threonine--tRNA ligase THS1 (COG:J;~EggNog:ENOG410PFEM;~InterPro:IPR036621,IPR006195,IPR002320,IPR012675, IPR012676,IPR004154,IPR033728,IPR018163,IPR012947, IPR002314;~PFAM:PF03129,PF07973,PF00587;~go_component: GO:0005737 - cytoplasm [Evidence IEA];~go_function: GO:0000166 - nucleotide binding [Evidence IEA];~go_function: GO:0004812 - aminoacyl-tRNA ligase activity [Evidence IEA];~go_function: GO:0004829 - threonine-tRNA ligase activity [Evidence IEA];~go_function: GO:0005524 - ATP binding [Evidence IEA];~go_process: GO:0006418 - tRNA aminoacylation for protein translation [Evidence IEA];~go_process: GO:0006435 - threonyl-tRNA aminoacylation [Evidence IEA];~go_process: GO:0043039 - tRNA aminoacylation [Evidence IEA]), whose protein sequence is MASDAPKDLPVRPAAEAKSGSADSIPDFMVERNNLFEQLWQEHLEEVKNKPHSEINVTLSLGDGNTSVIPAKAWETTPAQLLKHVPKEVSAEVVISKVDGQLWDLGRPLEGECTVSYVPFSDPEGREVFWHSSAHCLGEACECEYGCLLSHGPPTPQGFFYDMAMPDSRVVKETDWKVLDNRASKIFKEKQSFDRLEVSKENLKKMFAYSKYKLHYIDKLVTGEKSTVYRCGTLVDLCRGPHIQSTGKVKTFKIMQNSSAYFLGDQSNDSLQRIRGVAFPDKKQMQEHLKFLEEAEKRNHLRIAKEQELFFFDEASPGCPFLLPNGVRIFNALQSLLRSEYRKRGYQEVQTPNMYDVGLWKTSGHWAHYKDDMFRLDVEKREWGLKPMNCPGHFLLFGHRERSYRELPMRIADFGVLHRNEASGALHGLTRVRKFQQDDTHIFCTQDQIVSEIAGLFDFLQCIYGLFGFTFKLKLSTRPEKYLGELETWNYAEEQLKKALTKFKGDDWIIDEGDGAFYGPKIDITIADALNREFQCATIQLDYQAPLNFKLEYMTGEKSQAAQEEEKKEANPKSNEPGPGRARPVVIHRAIIGSFERFLGIITEHFGGKWPFWISPRQVLIVPVMPAVYDYAQEVQKILQDDKLYVDVDLSGNTLQKKIRTGQLAQYNFILVVGAEEKEGKSANIRNRDDTATQSRGVVIPLDEARQKFRVLRKERRLNSTI, encoded by the exons ATGGCTTCCGACGCCCCCAAGGACTTGCCTGTTAGGCCCGCCGCTGAGGCGAAATCTGGCA GTGCCGACTCAATCCCAGATTTTATGGTCGAGCGAAACAACCTGTTTGAGCAACTATGGCAGGAGCAtctcgaagaagtcaaaaACAAGCCCCATTCCGAAATCAATGTCACGCTTAGCCTCGGTGACGGAAATACCTCTGTTATCCCCGCGAAAGCTTGGGAAACCACCCCAGCACAGCTGCTTAAGCACGTCCCCAAAGAAGTGAGCGCCGAAGTCGTTATTTCAAAGGTTGATGGTCAACTCTGGGATCTGGGTCGCCCATTGGAGGGCGAATGCACGGTCTCTTATGTTCCGTTCAGCGACCCAGAGGGCAGGGAGGTTTTTTGGCACTCAAGCGCTCACTGTCTGGGTGAAGCTTGCGAATGCGAGTATGGATGTCTCCTATCTCACGGACCGCCTACCCCTCAAGGCTTCTTCTACGACATGGCTATGCCTGATAG CCGCGTCGTTAAAGAGACAGATTGGAAGGTCCTTGACAACAGGGCATCTAAAATtttcaaggagaagcagagtttCGACAGACTGGAGGTTTCCAAGGAGAACCTCAAGAAGATGTTTGCGTACAGCAAGTACAAGCTGCACTATATTGACAAGCTTGTGACTGGAGAGAAGAGCACTGTTTACCGATGCGGTACGCTTGTGGATCTCTGCCGGGGCCCTCATATCCAGAGCACTGGCAAGGTCAAGACCTTCAAGATCATGCAG AACTCCTCTGCCTACTTCCTGGGTGACCAGAGCAACGATTCTCTACAACGTATCCGTGGTGTCGCCTTCCCCGATAAGAAACAGATGCAGGAGCACCTTAAGTtcttggaggaggctgaAAAGCGAAACCATTTGAGGATCGCCAAAGAACAAgagcttttcttcttcgatgAAGCATCACCCGGTTGCCCGTTCCTGCTCCCCAACGGTGTCAGAATTTTCAATGCCCTCCAGTCCCTTCTACGTTCGGAGTACCGCAAGCGAGGATACCAAGAAGTCCAGACACCAAACATGTATGATGTTGGTTTATGGAAGACATCTGGTCACTGGGCTCATTACAAAGACGACATGTTCAGACTTGACGTTGAAAAGAGGGAATGGGGTCTTAAGCCTATGAACTGCCCTGGTcacttccttctttttggcCACCGTGAACGAAGCTACAGAGAGCTTCCGATGCGAATTGCGGATTTCGGTGTCTTGCACAGAAACGAGGCATCGGGGGCGCTGCACGGTCTTACCCGTGTTCGGAAGTTCCAGCAAGATGACACCCACATTTTCTGTACCCAGGATCAG ATTGTGTCGGAAATTGCAGGCCTCTTCGACTTCCTCCAATGTATTTACGGGCTCTTCGGTTTCACCTTCAAGCTGAAGCTTTCTACTCGCCCAGAGAAGTATCTCGGTGAACTTGAGACGTGGAACTACGCTGAAGAGCAACTTAAAAAAGCCTTGACGAAATTCAAGGGTGATGACTGGATCATCGATGAAGGTGATGGTGCATTCTACGGCCCCAAGATCGATATTACGATTGCCGATGCTCTCAACAGAGAGTTCCAATGTGCTACTATTCAGCTTGACTACCAGGCACCCCTCAACTTCAAGCTTGAATACATGACTGGCGAAAAGAGCCAGGCCGCtcaagaagaggagaaaaaggAGGCGAATCCCAAGTCTAACGAGCCCGGTCCAGGCCGTGCCCGCCCCGTTGTCATCCACCGTGCCATCATCGGCAGTTTCGAGCGATTCTTGGGTATTATCACCGAGCACTTTGGCGGCAAGTGGCCGTTCTGGATCAGCCCGCGCCAGGTCCTGATTGTGCCTGTCATGCCTGCTGTATACGACTATGCCCAGGAGGTGCAGAAGATTCTGCAGGACGACAAGCTCTACGTTGACGTTGACCTCAGTGGAAACACTCttcagaagaagatccgcACTGGCCAATTAGCTCAGTACAACTTCATTctggttgttggtgccgaagagaaggagggcaagTCGGCCAACATCCGCAACCGTGATGACACGGCCACCCAGAGCAGAGGTGTTGTTATTCCTCTTGACGAAGCCCGACAGAAGTTCCGGGTTTTGCGTAAGGAGCGTAGATTGAACAGCACCATCTAA
- the mpkA gene encoding mitogen-activated serine/threonine-protein kinase SLT2 (COG:T;~EggNog:ENOG410PFQD;~InterPro:IPR017441,IPR008271,IPR003527,IPR000719, IPR011009;~PFAM:PF07714,PF00069;~go_function: GO:0004672 - protein kinase activity [Evidence IEA];~go_function: GO:0004707 - MAP kinase activity [Evidence IEA];~go_function: GO:0005524 - ATP binding [Evidence IEA];~go_process: GO:0006468 - protein phosphorylation [Evidence IEA]), producing MSDLQLQGRKVFKVFNQDFIVDDRYTVTKELGQGAYGIVCAATNVQTGEGVAVKKVTNVFSKKILAKRALREIKLLQHFRGHRNITCLYDMDIPRPDNFNETYLYEELMECDLAAIIRSGQPLTDAHYQSFIYQILCGLKYIHSANVLHRDLKPGNLLVNADCELKICDFGLARGFSIDPEENAGYMTEYVATRWYRAPEIMLSFQSYTKAIDVWSVGCILAELLGGRPFFKGRDYVDQLNQILHYLGTPNEDTLSRIGSPRAQDYVRNLPFMPKVPFQRLFPNANPDALDLLDRMLAFDPSSRISVEEALEHPYLSIWHDASDEPSCPTTFDFHFEIVEDVQEMRRMIYEEVVRFRQEVRIPQGQSLAQQQQIAQQANIPIPDHQQGVWRQEEPRPQEAGAAGGTLNDLESSLQRGMDA from the exons ATGTCTGATCTACAACTGCAAGGACGGAAGGTCTTTAAGGTTTTCAACCAGGACTTTATCGTGGATGATCGCTACACCGTGACCAAGGAGCTGGGCCAGGGAGCTTACGGTATTGTTTG TGCTGCCACGAATGTCCAAACGGGTGAGGGCGTTGCCGTCAAGAAAGTCACCAATGTCTTCAGCAAGAAGATCTTGGCCAAGCGCGCCTTGAGAGAAATAAAACTGCTTCAGCATTTCAGAGGCCACCGCAAT ATTACCTGCCTCTATGATATGGACATTCCCCGACCGGATAACTTCAATGAGACATATCTGTACGAAG AACTCATGGAGTGTGATTTGGCCGCAATTATCCGCTCCGGACAGCCGTTGACCGATGCTCACTACCAGTCGTTTATCTACCAGATCCTTTGTGGTCTGAAGTATATTCACTCCGCCAATGTCCTCCATAGAGATCTGAAGCCTGGAAACTTGCTTGTCAATGCGGACTGTGAGCTTAAGATTTGTGATTTCGGTCTGGCTCGTGGGTTCTCAATCGACCCTGAGGAGAATGCGGGATACATGACCGAATATGTTGCGACGAGATGGTACCGTGCTCCGGAAATCATGTTAAGTTTCCAGAGCTACACGAAAGCTA TTGACGTCTGGTCTGTGGGTTGCATTCTGGCGGAACTGTTGGGCGGCCGCCCTTTCTTCAAGGGTCGCGACTACGTTGATCAGCTCAACCAGATATTGCACTACCTGGGTACTCCGAACGAGGATACTTTGAGCCGCATTGGCTCACCACGTGCCCAGGACTATGTGCGTAACTTGCCATTCATGCCCAAGGTTCCCTTCCAGCGTTTGTTCCCCAACGCCAACCCTGATGCTCTTGACCTGCTCGACCGCATGCTTGCGTTTGACCCCTCGTCACGTATCTCGGTGGAAGAGGCCCTGGAACATCCTTACCTTAGCATCTGGCACGACGCCTCCGACGAGCCCAGCTGCCCTACCACCTTCGATTTCCACTTCGAGATCGTAGAGGACGTACAGGAAATGCGCCGCATGATCTACGAGGAAGTAGTTCGATTCCGCCAAGAAGTGCGCATACCACAAGGGCAGAGCCTAgcccaacagcagcagatcgCCCAGCAGGCCAACATCCCCATTCCCGATCACCAACAGGGGGTGTGGCGGCAAGAAGAGCCTAGGCCTCAAGAAGCAGGCGCCGCGGGCGGCACACTCAACGATCTGGAATCGTCCCTGCAGCGGGGAATGGATGCGTAA
- the CHO1 gene encoding CDP-diacylglycerol-serine O-phosphatidyltransferase (BUSCO:EOG09263MR4;~COG:I;~EggNog:ENOG410PKTK;~InterPro:IPR000462,IPR016271,IPR043130,IPR004533;~PFAM:PF01066;~TransMembrane:5 (o43-61i82-101o107-129i141-161o181-199i);~go_component: GO:0016020 - membrane [Evidence IEA];~go_function: GO:0016780 - phosphotransferase activity, for other substituted phosphate groups [Evidence IEA];~go_process: GO:0008654 - phospholipid biosynthetic process [Evidence IEA]) codes for MDSAEASSTTDLEYLRMNTNRFTTVMSVFSSLRYCLGDPHDHGAIWAALGFMPFGLFFDFMDGRIARWRKKSSLMGQELDSLADLISFGMAPAAAAFALGIRTPLDHLFLTFFVLCGLTRLARFNVTAAVLPKDKTGKSKYFEGTPIPTTLSIVGLMAYWVSQEWILEDIPLGLAAEGTLFEFHPIVLLFALHGCLMVSKTLHIPKP; via the exons ATG GATTCTGCGGAGGCAAGTTCGACTACCGACCTCGAGTATCTACGAATGAACACTAACCGGTTCACCACAGTAATGTCCGTCTTTTCATCTCTGCGCTACTGCCTTGGTGATCCCCATGACCACGGCGCTATCTGGGCCGCTCTCGGGTTTATGCCTTTCGGCCTCTTTTTCGATTTCATGGACGGGAGGATTGcaaggtggaggaagaagtcgtcTCTCATGGGGCAAGAATTGGATTCTTTGGCAGACCTG ATTTCCTTCGGTATGGCCCCGGCCGCAGCTGCATTCGCTCTTGGAATCCGAACTCCTCTCGATCACCTATTTCTTACATTCTTCGTGCTCTGCGGCTTAACACGTCTCGCTCGTTTCAATGTGACCGCCGCGGTTCTTCCCAAAGATAAGACCGGCAAGTCGAAATACTTCGAGGGCACGCCGATTCCCACCACATTAAGTATTGTTGGGTTGATGGCCTACTGGGTATCGCAAGAATGGATTTTGGAAGATATCCCGCTGGGCCTTGCTGCCGAGGGCACGCTTTTTGAGTTTCACCCCATCGTCTTGCTCTTTGCTCTGCACGGGTGCCTCATGGTCAGCAAGACCCTGCATATCCCGAAGCCGTAA
- a CDS encoding cytochrome P450 (COG:Q;~EggNog:ENOG410PFTK;~InterPro:IPR001128,IPR002403,IPR017972,IPR036396;~PFAM:PF00067;~go_function: GO:0004497 - monooxygenase activity [Evidence IEA];~go_function: GO:0005506 - iron ion binding [Evidence IEA];~go_function: GO:0016705 - oxidoreductase activity, acting on paired donors, with incorporation or reduction of molecular oxygen [Evidence IEA];~go_function: GO:0020037 - heme binding [Evidence IEA];~go_process: GO:0055114 - oxidation-reduction process [Evidence IEA]), giving the protein MAGLLFAGFWVQIPAALGTLLVAKLVWDVLFSPLRAFDGPLLAKFTNIWRAWQAFDGHIDQTYIQLHRRHGPVVRVGPNALSISDPSMIRVIYSTRNPWKKSDSYHPNDALVNGQRMSNIFNTQDEKWHDQNILPIRSLWRMSAVLDYEPLIDETINKFVDKLGARFGGGQVCPVDEWIGYFAWDVTANFSFGRHYGFIDQEKDVDNLITDSTQGLIYFAPVSQIPWIDHLLDKNPIVRIGPKPTLTGILYAFKVVAEYQAGLKDNSIKPGTTVEHTLAKYVQLKKTHPDMVTDVQIVNWLMLSILAGGDTSSATMRAAVYHLAKNADAYRTLVAELTSAAPSFSLSMPARWKDIRDLPYLDAVIRESMRINPSIAMVFERVAPPGGYTLPDGRYIPAGTKVGINPAVTNRDRGVFGEGVDVFRPERWLRRDGGGGEGAEEGEEEYQERHRRMRDTCDFVFGAGARVCMGRHLAMLEMKKLIATLYYTFDLHLVDPKHEWSCRNAWFVYQSDMPMIITRRK; this is encoded by the exons ATGGCAGGGTTACTTTTTGCCGGCTTTTGGGTTCAAATCCCCGCTGCCCTGGGAACTCTGTTAGTAGCCAAGCTCGTCTGGGACGTCCTGTTTTCCCCCTTGAGAGCCTTTGACGGGCCTCTTCTAGCCAAGTTCACCAATATCTGGCGGGCCTGGCAGGCTTTTGACGGCCATATCGATCAGACATACATCCAGCTGCATCGACGGCATGGGCCTGTGGTGCGAGTAGGCCCGAACGCTCTGAGCATCTCAGACCCCAGTATGATCCGAGTAATCTATTCCACGCGGAACCCTTGGAAAAAG AGTGATTCGTACCACCCCAACGACGCCCTGGTAAATGGCCAGCGAATGTCCAATATCTTCAACACACAAGATGAAAAATGGCATGACCAGAATATACTCCCGATTCGGAGCCTGTGGCGGATGTCCGCGGTCCTGGACTACGAGCCTCTGATTGATGAGACCATAAACAAATTTGTAGACAAGCTCGGTGCAAGGTTCGGCGGAGGCCAGGTCTGCCCTGTTGATGAATGGATTGGATACT TTGCCTGGGATGTAACTGCAAACTTCAGCTTCGGTCGACACTATGGCTTCAtcgaccaggagaaagacGTCGATAACCTCATCACAGACTCGACCCAGGGTCTCATCTACTTTGCTCCC GTCTCCCAAATCCCCTGGATCGACCACCTCTTAGACAAGAATCCGATTGTCCGCATCGGCCCCAAACCCACCTTAACCGGCATCCTCTACGCATTTAAAGTCGTCGCCGAATACCAAGCCGGACTAAAAGATAACAGCATCAAGCCTGGCACCACAGTCGAACACACTCTCGCCAAATATGTCCAACTCAAAAAGACACACCCGGACATGGTCACGGACGTGCAGATCGTCAACTGGCTAATGCTGAGTATTCTCGCGGGAGGGGATACCTCATCTGCCACCATGCGCGCAGCCGTATACCACCTAGCCAAGAACGCAGACGCGTACCGAACGCTCGTTGCAGAACTAACATCTGCTGcgccttctttttctctatCCATGCCGGCTCGGTGGAAGGATATCCGCGATTTGCCGTACCTGGACGCTGTTATCCGCGAGAGTATGCGTATTAACCCGAGTATTGCGATGGTGTTTGAACGTGTTGCCCCGCCCGGTGGCTACACATTACCTGATGGCCGGTATATACCCGCGGGGACGAAGGTGGGAATCAACCCAGCCGTCACGAACAGGGACCGCGGGGTGTTTGGCGAGGGCGTGGACGTCTTTCGGCCTGAGCGGTGGTTGAGGCgggatggtggaggaggagaaggtgctgaagagggcgaggaagagtaTCAGGAGCGTCATCGACGGATGCGTGATACTTGCGACTTTGtgtttggggctggggcaaGGGTTTGTATGGGGAGGCATCTTGCTatgctggagatgaagaagttaATTGCGACGTTGTATTACACGTTTGAT ctgcatctgGTTGACCCGAAGCACGAATGGTCATGTCGAAATGCGTGGTTCGTGTATCAAAGCGACATGCCTATGATTATTACTCGTCGGAAGTAG
- a CDS encoding glycosyltransferase family 31 protein (COG:G;~EggNog:ENOG410PSVX;~InterPro:IPR006740;~PFAM:PF02434), translating to MAMQQLRLLFHHLFQHRTKLQVGSWKLLVSAASFLLACLILITYSATAGNRRISDSDLFFDADDGNGHSTDSDSDSKNACFVDLNLLRVLADNSTTVDYSRLNIGVLRTDNFTAFEETLDVSIPSYRTVHLDTGASREIRTEEDCTTSVTIQAPIAAPPPDASHMIFGVATLLEKLEDSLDAFAHWASNTQAQIVAVVEQGGSSVRSRIQERASELGIRLAITQTEDDRFDRYFSLVRVLYQNLEEESTKWAVLMDDDTFFPSMRNLVHRLDSYDSTIPQYIGGMTEDLARLSGSGYMAYGGAGIFLSIPLLADLQYYYEACNSLKDKGDRMLSSCIYSHTDAKFTWERGLHQLDIHGDASGFFESGRPLPLSVHHWRSWFQADMVALGKVADICGEECLLRRFHLSKSKDWFLVNGFSVIQDATLWNDPRPMEQTWEKSKHKGSDPFAYSLGPLRRQDPDKVSFQLRDVVQETDRGQVRQIYMLNATDENPPQVLEVAWTEVQE from the coding sequence ATGGCGATGCAGCAACTGCGCCTgctcttccaccacctcttccaaCACCGCACGAAACTGCAAGTCGGCTCCTGGAAACTCCTTGTCTCAGCTGCTAGCTTCCTTCTCGCGTGTCTGATCTTAATCACATACTCTGCTACCGCGGGCAACCGTCGAATATCCGACTCCGACCTTTTTTtcgacgccgatgatggaAATGGACACAGCaccgacagcgacagcgacagcaaaAACGCTTGCTTCGTTGACCTTAATCTCCTTCGGGTTCTCGCAGACAATTCGACAACAGTTGACTATTCACGGCTGAATATCGGCGTTTTGCGGACGGACAATTTCACCGCGTTTGAAGAAACCCTCGACGTGTCCATCCCATCCTACCGCACTGTCCACCTCGACACGGGAGCGAGTCGAGAAATCCGAACGGAGGAAGACTGTACAACGTCCGTGACAATCCAGGCCCCTATCGCTGCTCCACCGCCCGATGCCTCACACATGATATTTGGGGTTGCAACCTTGCTTGAAAAACTAGAGGATTCGCTCGACGCGTTCGCCCACTGGGCCAGCAATACGCAAGCCCAAATTGTCGCGGTCGTCGAACAAGGTGGGTCGTCGGTAAGATCACGAATACAGGAACGGGCAAGTGAACTTGGGATCCGGTTGGCAATCACACAGACGGAGGATGACCGGTTTGACCGATACTTCTCGCTTGTTCGGGTACTATACCAGAACCTGGAGGAGGAGTCAACGAAATGGGCGGTTTTGATGGACGACGACACTTTCTTCCCCTCGATGCGGAATTTAGTCCACCGGTTGGACTCGTATGACTCCACCATTCCGCAATACATTGGAGGAATGACGGAGGATTTGGCGCGGCTCTCGGGGTCAGGGTACATGGCGTATGGCGGCGCAGGCATATTCCTCTCTATACCGCTGCTCGCGGACCTGCAGTACTATTATGAGGCGTGCAACTCGTTGAAGGATAAGGGCGACCGTATGCTATCCTCATGTATTTACTCGCACACGGATGCCAAATTTACCTGGGAGCGCGGTCTACACCAACTTGACATCCACGGTGACGCCTCGGGATTCTTCGAGTCCGGCCGCCCGTTACCTTTATCAGTGCATCATTGGAGATCCTGGTTCCAAGCCGATATGGTTGCACTTGGAAAAGTAGCCGATATCTGCGGTGAAGAGTGTCTGCTCCGCCGGTTCCATCtttccaagtccaaggaCTGGTTCTTGGTCAATGGTTTCTCTGTCATTCAGGACGCGACGCTGTGGAATGACCCCCGGCCGATGGAACAGACATGGGAAAAGAGCAAGCATAAAGGCTCCGACCCGTTTGCGTATAGCTTGGGCCCGTTACGCCGCCAAGACCCTGACAAAGTTTCGTTTCAGCTGCGAGACGTGGTCCAGGAGACGGACCGGGGTCAAGTCAGACAGATCTATATGTTGAATGCAACGGACGAGAATCCTCCACAGGTTCTAGAGGTTGCGTGGACGGAGGTGCAGGAATAA
- a CDS encoding uncharacterized protein (COG:G,O;~EggNog:ENOG410PTCF;~InterPro:IPR014805,IPR002889;~PFAM:PF01822,PF08693;~SECRETED:SignalP(1-25);~TransMembrane:1 (n7-18c26/27o181-206i)): MKSSTFSSVFATAVLLLAESSPVAAAAEQTYIGCFSSSKPLEDKGSYQYQSNGYCMNLCYGEGKAVFGLYNKDHCLCGDMIPAKSSKESDSSCDKPCAAWPMVKCGGSDAYSIYLTNYKENVAYYSDSSSTSNNTSSTSNGSSPTDTDDASTPSGGNAEMATATGSSDDGSDKKGGPNTAAIAAGVVIGVVGFAALVGAGFFLWRFKNRHPGDQRMREMSNVEQFGKPVSRDSAADSRFDGDFMAQRRQSNGSIDDDRDFSRRILQVTNPDRH, encoded by the exons ATGAAGTCCTCCACATTCTCTTCGGTCTTCGCGACTGCCgtcctccttctcgccgaAAGCTCACCGgttgccgccgccgcagagcAAACATATATTGGCTGCTTCTCAAGCTCAAAACCCCTTGAGGACAAGGGTAGCTATCAGTACCAAAGTAACGGATACTGCATGAACCTTTGTTACGGCGAGGGCAAGGCTGTATTTGGCTTGTATAACAAGGACCATTGTCTCTGTGGTGATATGATCCCCGCCAAATCGAGCAAGGAGTCGGACAGTTCATGCGACAAGCCGTGTGCCGCCTGGCCCATGGTCAAGT GCGGTGGATCTGACGCATATTCAATCTACCTCACCAATTATAAGGAGAACGTCGCGTACTATTCGGATTCGtcatccacctccaacaacacTTCGTCAACAAGCAACGGTTCGTCTCCCACGGATACGGATGATGCGTCTACCCCCAGTGGTGGGAATGCCGAGATGGCAACTGCCACAGGCTCGTCAGACGATGGCTCCGATAAGAAGGGAGGGCCCAACACTGCTGCTATTGCTGCCGGCGTTGTCATTGGTGTAGTTGGGTTTGCCGCACTTGTTGGAGCcggtttcttcctctggcgcTTCAAGAACCGCCACCCGGGTGACCAACGAATGCGCGAAATGAGCAACGTCGAACAATTCGGCAAGCCCGTGTCTCGAGACTCCGCTGCCGACTCTCGTTTCGACGGTGACTTCATGGCTCAGAGGCGCCAGAGCAACGGCAGTATCGACGATGACCGAGACTTCTCTCGTCGGATCTTGCAGGTGACAAACCCCGACCGACACTAG
- the GAR1_2 gene encoding H/ACA ribonucleoprotein complex subunit GAR1/NAF1 (COG:J;~EggNog:ENOG410PPNM;~InterPro:IPR007504,IPR009000,IPR038664;~PFAM:PF04410;~go_process: GO:0001522 - pseudouridine synthesis [Evidence IEA];~go_process: GO:0042254 - ribosome biogenesis [Evidence IEA]), with product MSFRGGGRGGFSARGGGFGGRGGRGGFQQSYGPPDQVLEMGTVMHACEGEMVCESINPKIPYFNAPIYLENKTPIGKIDEVLGPINQVYFTIKPQEGIVATSFKPGDKVFIGGDKLLPIEKFLPKPKPPPGSKPKKAVGARGGGRGGFGGRGGGRGFGGGFGAPRGRGGAPRGRGGPRGGGGFRGSSGGFGGGGGFGGRGGGRGAPRGGGGFRR from the exons ATGTCATTTCGCGGAGGCGGTCGTGGTGGCTTTTCCGCCCGTGGTGGAGGTTTCGGTGGCCGTGGAG GCCGGGGAGGTTTCCAGCAGTCTTACGGACCCCCAGATCAAGTGCTAG AGATGGGTACTGTCATGCATGCTTGTGAAGGCGAGATGGTTTGCGAATCTATCAACCCCAAGATTCCTTACTTCAACGCCCCCATCTATTTGGAGAACAAG ACTCCCATTGGCAAGATCGACGAAGTCCTAGGTCCCATCAACCAAGTATATTTCACCATTAAGCCCCAGGAAGGAATCGTCGCAACCTCGTTCAAGCCCGGCGACAAGGTCTTCATCGGCGGCGACAAGCTCCTTCCGATTGAAAA GTTCCTTCCCAAGCCTAAGCCTCCTCCAG GTtccaagcccaagaaggcAGTCGGAGCTCGTGGCGGCGGCcgtggtggctttggtggccgcggtggtggtcgtggaTTCGGTGGTGGCTTTGGCGCTCCCCGCGGTCGCGGTGGTGCCCCGAGAGGACGCGGTGGCCCtcgtggtggaggtggattcCGCGGTAGTAGTGGTGGattcggtggtggtggtggattcggtggaagaggaggtggCCGAGGAGCACCtcgcggtggtggtggcttccGGCGTTAG